The proteins below are encoded in one region of Alistipes communis:
- a CDS encoding ADP-ribosylglycohydrolase family protein, with translation MKMNWKNSMFASLAAVVLLATGCGGATADTVTLSREVLLDKIKGGWAGQTFGCTYGGPTEFKYNGTIIPDEYEIPWPDNYIKWWYDNEPGLYDDVYMDLTFVEVYDKYGLDVPVDSMASAFAYASYKLWHANQAARYNILNGMKAPESGHWKNNPHADDLDFQIEADFAGLMSPGMPNSAAEVCDGIGHIMTYGNGWYGGVYVAAMYALAFVSDDIEYIVTEALKTIPAESTYHQCVSDAIRWSKENADWKTTWKLIEEKWCDEITCPKGVKDPFNIEASVNSAYVVMGLLYGAGDMDRTLEVSTRCGADSDCNPATAAGILGTMLGYSNIPEKWMKPLREVEEIDFAHTDISLDRAYEMSFGQALRMIERGGGKVGADDVAIRVQTPQPVRFEQSFEGLRLVYKKTDTYRNFKKQFVHEFNGSGVVCTGRVRAKKGMNDYVARLEVEIDGRKEIVEMPADFARRRFDIYWNYELPEGDHTMKIRWLNPVEHANVVMDGILVYARK, from the coding sequence ATGAAAATGAACTGGAAAAACTCGATGTTTGCGTCGTTGGCGGCCGTCGTGCTGCTGGCGACCGGTTGCGGCGGCGCGACGGCCGATACCGTAACGCTGTCCAGAGAAGTGCTGCTGGACAAGATCAAGGGCGGTTGGGCCGGACAGACTTTCGGCTGCACCTACGGGGGTCCGACCGAATTCAAGTACAACGGGACGATCATTCCCGACGAGTACGAGATCCCGTGGCCCGACAACTATATCAAATGGTGGTACGACAACGAGCCCGGCCTGTACGACGACGTCTACATGGATCTGACCTTCGTCGAGGTTTACGACAAGTACGGACTCGACGTGCCCGTCGACTCGATGGCCAGTGCCTTCGCCTATGCCTCCTACAAGCTGTGGCATGCCAATCAGGCGGCGCGTTACAATATTCTCAACGGAATGAAAGCACCCGAAAGCGGGCACTGGAAGAATAATCCGCACGCCGACGACCTCGATTTCCAGATCGAAGCCGACTTCGCGGGACTCATGTCGCCCGGTATGCCCAATTCTGCCGCCGAAGTGTGCGACGGCATCGGCCACATCATGACCTACGGCAACGGCTGGTACGGCGGCGTCTACGTGGCGGCCATGTATGCGCTGGCGTTCGTCTCGGACGACATCGAATATATCGTCACCGAAGCCCTGAAAACGATTCCGGCCGAGAGTACCTATCACCAGTGCGTCTCGGACGCGATCCGCTGGTCGAAGGAGAATGCCGACTGGAAAACCACGTGGAAGCTCATCGAAGAGAAATGGTGCGACGAGATCACCTGTCCGAAGGGAGTGAAAGACCCGTTCAACATCGAGGCTTCCGTCAACTCGGCCTATGTGGTCATGGGGCTGCTCTACGGCGCGGGCGACATGGATCGCACACTCGAAGTCTCGACGCGCTGCGGCGCCGATTCCGACTGCAATCCCGCTACGGCGGCCGGTATCCTGGGGACGATGCTCGGTTACAGCAACATTCCCGAGAAGTGGATGAAGCCGCTGCGCGAGGTGGAGGAGATCGATTTCGCCCACACCGATATTTCGCTCGACAGGGCTTATGAAATGAGTTTCGGTCAGGCACTCCGGATGATCGAGCGGGGCGGCGGCAAAGTCGGTGCCGACGACGTGGCCATCCGTGTGCAGACCCCGCAGCCGGTGCGTTTCGAACAGAGTTTCGAGGGCCTTCGTCTGGTCTACAAGAAGACCGACACCTATCGCAACTTCAAGAAGCAGTTCGTCCACGAATTCAACGGATCGGGTGTCGTGTGTACGGGGCGCGTGCGTGCCAAGAAGGGGATGAACGACTATGTCGCCCGTCTCGAAGTCGAGATCGACGGGCGGAAGGAGATCGTGGAGATGCCTGCCGATTTCGCGCGGCGCCGTTTCGACATCTACTGGAACTACGAACTTCCCGAAGGAGACCATACGATGAAGATTCGCTGGCTCAATCCGGTGGAACACGCCAACGTCGTCATGGACGGGATATTGGTCTATGCGCGTAAATAG